Within Sorghum bicolor cultivar BTx623 chromosome 2, Sorghum_bicolor_NCBIv3, whole genome shotgun sequence, the genomic segment CTGGCAAAAACTAAGTGAGCGTCAAAGACTGACAGCACAAGCTTTCTGCAATTACAGTAATGAATCATCAACCATAGATATAAATAATGACCTGAGACCATTGGTGAGTCAGATGTAGTAGATGTGCACCATGACCCAAAGTGTACATGTAAAAAGTACGAACTATCAGGGGTAGACCAGAACATCtgtattgagttgcatgcaccaaccaattcaacccaaaagcttaagctgatggggagaggtgggcaattcacttatattccaacactccccctcacgtggaggctccctcaggcctcagacgtggaataggagcgagcaacaattattttatttaattgcgctaaccaggattcgaactcgagacctctggctttgataccatattgagttgcatgcaccgaccaattcaacccaaaagcttaagctgatggggagaggtgggcaattcacttatattccaacaatCTGTATCAAGTATCAACAGTGCAATGCAAATACCAAGTAGTGTACTGATGTCTAATTTAAGTCATAAGCATTTTAGTAGCATCCACTTCAAATCATTAAGATGCTGACCATGGTACAGCACTGGAAGCTCCCTATTGTCTCTGAGCTCTGACCCTTCTTTCGCTTTTATTTACAAATAAAAGCTCACAAATTTTTCATTAATGCTTCATCTGATAGCATTTAACTGTCAGTCACTACATGAACATGAATTGATATCGCTTAAGCACCCAATAACTCAGCTCACTGATCAACTCCTATATCATATAAAATCGATAAGGAACATCACATAAACATTGTTATTTCACTATTCAGGTGCCTTCTTCAGCAAATGTTCTGGCAAAACAACTTTTAAGGTTGGAGCATCTGAGGATATCTCAAGTGAGTCCCCATGCTGAATTGAATGCACTACATGTGAACCATCAACATAAACAGCACCCTCTTGATTGTACCATACAACAAGCATGTGTTGCTCTTGCTTTAGAAAACCATGGAGCATTGGTTTGTCAGCATCTGTTGGAGAAATTGGCTCCCTTATCATATACTGAAGTTCACGGCTTGATAATGGCATCATAAATCCTCCAGCTGATAGCATGGCAGCAGTTGATCCAGCAGCTGTTGAGACCCTCAGACCACTTGATCTACAATTAATTAAACGCGAGGTCTCTCCCATATTGTTCCTTTTCCTGAGATGGCAATACCTAATCAGAATTGATCACATTAGAAAGGAAAATGAATTTATAAGGAACCTCAGACAAAATACCTAAATGAGAAGCGTGACACACTTGCTGGACAAGGGTGTGACACCAATATATCATTCAGAGCATAAGTCGGCAGCTGAATTCCATTTAGTTTCACCGATATCCTTGACAGCTCCAAAGGGCGCCTACTGCCATCAAGCGTTGCATCAAGTATCTGGGAGCACGGCAAGTTCAGTTGAAATGGAATTTGATATCATATAAAAATCAATTAATGATACAATTCTACAAAGAAGTAGAATGAGTATGAATATTAGTCCAATGTGCTCAAAACAAATAATAAAATGAGAACATTTTGCAGATAAAATAACCTGTTCAAAGTTTCCTGCAGTAGCTGCACAAAGATACCCTGTGCTCCTCCTTGCATCAAATTCATCAGTTAGCTCCTCAACCTGCATGAGGCTAATATGAGCTACAGAATTATAACAAGACCTGATGAGGCACAAATATAAAGGGCAGTCTGCTCACAAGTAAACAACCAACTAATAACATACTTGTTATGATATGAATATTATACCTCACTGGGTTCAAGCTACGAGACTTCTGAGTTAGAAAAGGATAAACAACTGACCTCCTTAGTACAAGTAGGATCTGAATTAACACCCAATATAGGAACTGAG encodes:
- the LOC8055550 gene encoding probable NADH kinase; protein product: MARRRVLLFLKPFDVYPPRPYVGAAASSPTSAPSTPPQPRAASPKILSYLDDRCRVHKDTIDLCQSVLQRKSLDWISVQRNHLSQPIRDVDLVIAVGGDGTLLRASHFLDSSVPILGVNSDPTCTKEVEELTDEFDARRSTGYLCAATAGNFEQILDATLDGSRRPLELSRISVKLNGIQLPTYALNDILVSHPCPASVSRFSFRKRNNMGETSRLINCRSSGLRVSTAAGSTAAMLSAGGFMMPLSSRELQYMIREPISPTDADKPMLHGFLKQEQHMLVVWYNQEGAVYVDGSHVVHSIQHGDSLEISSDAPTLKVVLPEHLLKKAPE